One Flagellimonas sp. CMM7 genomic region harbors:
- the xylA gene encoding xylose isomerase, which translates to MALIGDKEFFNGVGEIKYEGKNSDNPMAFKFYNPEQVVAGKTMREHFKFAVAYWHTLCGTGGDPFGPGTKNFPWSTASDPIKAAEDKADAAFEFITKMGFDYYCFHDHDLVDEGATLVESEKRIQKTVEYLKQKQKASGVKLLWGTANCFSNPRYMNGAASNPNFDVVARAGAQIKIALDATIALGGENYVFWGGREGYMSLLNTDMKLEQDNIGRFLNMAKDYARSQGFKGVFFVEPKPMEPTKHQYDFDAATSINSLREYGLENDFKLNIEVNHATLAQHTFQHELQVAANAGMLGSIDANRGDYQNGWDTDQFPNNVMETAEAMLVFLKSGGLQGGGVNFDAKTRRNSTDLEDIFHAHIGGADTFARALLIADAVIQNSPYQSLLDNRYSSFTRGKGLEFTEGKLTLRDLYDYAGKNGEPEQISGKQEMFENILNQYS; encoded by the coding sequence ATGGCACTTATAGGAGATAAGGAATTTTTTAATGGGGTTGGAGAAATAAAATATGAAGGTAAGAACTCAGACAACCCCATGGCATTTAAATTTTACAATCCGGAACAAGTTGTTGCAGGTAAGACTATGCGAGAGCATTTTAAATTTGCTGTAGCATACTGGCATACACTATGCGGCACAGGAGGAGATCCTTTTGGCCCTGGCACTAAAAACTTTCCATGGTCAACAGCTTCTGACCCAATAAAAGCTGCTGAGGACAAAGCTGATGCTGCTTTTGAATTCATAACAAAAATGGGTTTTGATTATTACTGTTTTCATGATCATGACCTTGTAGATGAAGGTGCTACGCTCGTTGAATCTGAAAAGAGGATCCAAAAAACTGTTGAATATTTAAAGCAAAAACAAAAGGCTTCGGGAGTTAAATTACTTTGGGGAACTGCAAATTGTTTTTCTAATCCAAGATATATGAACGGTGCAGCTTCTAACCCAAATTTTGATGTAGTGGCAAGAGCTGGAGCACAGATTAAGATTGCTTTGGACGCTACCATTGCTCTAGGAGGGGAAAATTATGTATTCTGGGGAGGTCGTGAAGGCTACATGTCCCTATTGAATACCGATATGAAACTGGAGCAAGATAATATTGGACGTTTCTTGAACATGGCAAAAGACTATGCAAGAAGTCAAGGGTTTAAAGGAGTCTTTTTTGTAGAACCGAAACCTATGGAACCCACAAAACATCAATATGACTTTGATGCGGCTACATCAATTAACTCGCTTAGGGAGTACGGACTTGAGAACGATTTCAAACTAAACATAGAAGTAAACCACGCAACCCTGGCACAGCACACGTTCCAACATGAACTTCAGGTGGCAGCCAACGCAGGCATGCTAGGAAGTATTGATGCCAATAGAGGTGATTATCAAAATGGTTGGGACACCGATCAATTCCCCAATAATGTGATGGAAACTGCTGAAGCTATGCTCGTTTTTCTGAAATCTGGGGGGCTGCAAGGAGGCGGAGTAAATTTTGATGCTAAGACAAGACGAAATTCAACAGATTTAGAAGATATTTTCCATGCGCACATTGGAGGTGCGGATACATTTGCAAGAGCACTTTTAATTGCGGATGCCGTAATACAAAATTCACCTTATCAGTCTTTACTGGATAATAGATACTCCTCTTTTACAAGAGGTAAAGGTTTAGAATTTACTGAAGGAAAACTTACTCTAAGGGATCTATATGATTATGCGGGTAAAAATGGAGAACCTGAACAAATCAGTGGAAAACAGGAGATGTTTGAAAATATATTGAATCAATATTCATAA
- the istB gene encoding IS21-like element helper ATPase IstB, with the protein MNEQTLEQMKQLRLHGMIRAFNTSLSSQSIDYTNDELLAYLMQSEWDDRQNRKIERLTKAARFRYSAVMEAINYTPERNIDKNQVQRFASCEFIGRKENILITGSTGVGKSYMASAIGHQACSMGSKVMYFNTAKLFTTLKTSKADGSYLKLIGKLEKQDLLILDDFGLKPLDNINRHSFMEIIEDRHGKRSTIIASQLPVEAWHEIIGEKTIADAILDRLVHTAHRIGIKGESMRKKLRNNH; encoded by the coding sequence ATGAACGAACAGACATTGGAACAAATGAAACAGTTAAGGCTCCACGGAATGATTAGGGCCTTCAACACCAGCCTCTCGTCCCAGAGCATCGATTACACCAACGATGAACTACTGGCCTACCTTATGCAGTCCGAATGGGACGATAGGCAGAACCGCAAGATAGAACGCCTGACCAAGGCGGCCAGGTTCAGGTACAGTGCCGTAATGGAAGCGATCAACTACACTCCCGAAAGGAACATCGACAAGAACCAGGTGCAACGTTTTGCGTCCTGCGAGTTCATCGGCAGAAAAGAGAACATCCTCATTACGGGGAGCACGGGCGTGGGCAAAAGCTATATGGCCTCCGCCATAGGCCATCAGGCCTGCTCGATGGGCAGCAAGGTCATGTACTTCAATACCGCAAAGCTCTTTACCACGCTAAAGACATCAAAGGCCGACGGTTCATATCTAAAACTGATAGGCAAGCTCGAAAAACAGGACCTGCTGATACTGGACGACTTTGGCCTGAAACCCTTGGACAATATAAACAGGCACTCCTTTATGGAAATAATAGAGGACAGGCACGGAAAACGATCGACGATAATAGCTTCCCAACTGCCCGTAGAGGCATGGCATGAGATAATTGGGGAAAAGACCATTGCGGACGCAATCCTCGATCGCTTGGTGCATACCGCACATAGGATAGGCATAAAAGGGGAATCAATGAGAAAAAAACTAAGGAATAATCATTAA
- the istA gene encoding IS21 family transposase — MANKQIDMRKAKQIFKLYGEGASKRGISKQLGLSRNTVTKYIDFFKRYKLTSYEVSAMTLEEIHRLFRSDQKPKSEQLKTLEKYFPYFDRELRRTGVTKQLLWEEYYEKHPDGFKLSQFRYWYREWTKEVSPVMHFTHKAGDKLFIDFTGKKLVIVDRHTGELQELEVYVCVLGSSQYTYVEACTSQKLEDFMRCTENALWFYGGVPRAMVTDNLKSAVTKSSRYEPKVNETFADFAEHYETAVLPTRAYRPRDKAIVENAVRIIYTRVFAPLRNQAFHSVTEINKAISELLKTHNDRSFRGREYSRYSLFKEVERQELKPLPLKRYEIRFYAKGTVHKNSHIYLGKDKHYYSVPYRHIGKQIKIVYTHSFVEIYHRHERLAAHTRKRQKYGYTTMAEHMPSHHRFVSEWSSEKFIAWAGHIGDHCKGYIIGILDKKQHPEQSYKSCLGILHLAKKVGNRRLDNACRRASDYGAYNYKMVERILKKGWDVLEDDPLDNTEVPDHENIRGGNYYK; from the coding sequence ATGGCAAACAAACAGATAGATATGCGCAAGGCAAAACAGATTTTCAAATTGTACGGCGAGGGCGCGAGCAAACGGGGCATCAGCAAGCAGCTGGGCCTCTCCCGCAATACCGTAACCAAGTACATCGACTTCTTCAAGCGGTACAAGCTGACCTCCTATGAGGTGTCCGCAATGACCCTGGAGGAGATCCACAGGCTTTTCCGGTCGGACCAAAAGCCCAAGAGCGAACAATTGAAGACCCTCGAGAAGTACTTTCCCTATTTTGACAGGGAATTACGCAGGACGGGTGTTACCAAGCAATTGTTATGGGAGGAATATTACGAGAAGCACCCGGACGGCTTCAAGCTCTCACAGTTCAGGTACTGGTATCGGGAATGGACAAAGGAAGTCTCCCCCGTAATGCACTTTACCCACAAAGCGGGCGACAAGCTATTCATAGATTTTACGGGGAAAAAGCTTGTTATCGTAGATAGACATACGGGGGAGCTACAAGAACTGGAAGTCTACGTATGCGTATTGGGAAGTAGCCAATATACCTATGTCGAGGCCTGTACAAGCCAAAAACTGGAAGACTTCATGCGCTGTACCGAGAACGCCCTTTGGTTTTACGGCGGGGTTCCCCGAGCAATGGTTACGGACAACCTAAAATCGGCAGTTACCAAGAGCAGTCGTTACGAGCCCAAGGTCAACGAGACATTTGCCGATTTCGCCGAACACTACGAAACGGCCGTACTTCCCACAAGGGCTTACAGGCCAAGGGACAAGGCCATCGTAGAGAATGCCGTCCGGATCATCTACACCAGGGTCTTTGCGCCGTTGCGCAACCAGGCCTTCCATTCCGTAACCGAAATCAACAAGGCCATATCGGAACTACTGAAAACACACAATGACAGGTCGTTCAGGGGAAGGGAGTACTCCCGGTACTCGTTGTTCAAGGAAGTGGAACGGCAAGAACTCAAGCCCCTTCCATTGAAGCGGTACGAGATAAGATTCTACGCAAAGGGCACCGTACACAAGAACAGCCACATCTACCTTGGCAAGGACAAGCATTATTACAGCGTACCCTATCGGCACATCGGCAAGCAGATCAAGATCGTCTACACCCATAGCTTCGTCGAGATATACCACAGGCACGAACGCCTTGCCGCCCATACAAGGAAAAGGCAGAAGTACGGGTATACCACCATGGCGGAGCATATGCCATCGCACCATCGGTTCGTCAGCGAATGGAGCAGCGAGAAGTTCATCGCTTGGGCAGGGCATATCGGCGACCATTGCAAGGGATACATCATCGGGATACTCGACAAGAAACAACATCCCGAACAGTCCTATAAGTCCTGTCTGGGCATACTCCACTTGGCCAAGAAAGTAGGAAACCGGCGCTTGGACAATGCCTGCAGGCGCGCATCCGACTATGGGGCATACAATTACAAAATGGTAGAGCGTATCCTGAAAAAGGGGTGGGACGTCCTTGAAGACGACCCACTGGACAACACCGAGGTGCCCGACCATGAAAACATCAGGGGAGGGAACTATTACAAATAA
- a CDS encoding xylulokinase yields MYYLGIDLGSSSIKVALVERSSGKNIGVVQEPEEEMSMYAPQKGWAEQKPEDWWSFACKGIKKIKKKYRISENDIDGIGIAYQMHGLVIVDENGDPLRKSIIWCDSRAVEIGNEAYHKIGEQICDEQLLNSPSNFTASKLGWVKEFEPEVFRQVYKFMLPGDYLAYRLSDAINTTISGLSEGIFWDFKRDAISEDVLNHFNISHEVIPEIVDTFGNQGKVSSKGAIESGLLEGTPILYRAGDQPNNALSLNVFQPGEVAATGGTSGVVYAITNNLSVKESSRVNNFAHVNYQKNGAKNIGKLLCINGAGIQYRWLLNNLAVASYEEMNTLASDIEIGSDGVRLIPFGNGAERMLLNKDIGTRIVNLNLNRHSKANICRAALEGIAFSFVYGMEIMKSDSIETKVIKAGNDNLFRSEIFANTIATLIQQEIEIYNTTGAVGAARACSIASNGYDTFSSFMKSDHVMTFVPSKNKEQYQEAYSDWKKELELITNK; encoded by the coding sequence ATGTATTATTTAGGAATAGATTTAGGCAGCTCATCAATCAAAGTAGCTTTGGTAGAACGCAGCAGTGGAAAGAACATTGGGGTTGTTCAAGAACCCGAGGAAGAAATGTCCATGTATGCTCCTCAAAAAGGATGGGCTGAACAAAAACCTGAAGACTGGTGGAGTTTTGCATGTAAGGGTATCAAAAAGATCAAAAAGAAGTACAGAATTTCAGAAAATGACATTGATGGAATAGGTATCGCTTATCAAATGCATGGTTTGGTCATTGTTGATGAAAATGGAGACCCGTTGCGCAAATCAATAATATGGTGCGATAGTAGGGCAGTTGAAATTGGTAATGAAGCATATCATAAAATTGGGGAGCAGATATGTGATGAGCAGTTATTGAACTCCCCATCTAATTTCACCGCTTCAAAACTAGGTTGGGTCAAAGAATTTGAACCTGAGGTTTTTAGACAGGTATACAAGTTTATGCTACCTGGAGATTATCTTGCCTATCGCCTTTCTGATGCCATAAACACGACCATATCTGGTTTATCTGAAGGTATTTTTTGGGATTTTAAAAGGGATGCTATTTCGGAGGATGTATTAAATCACTTCAATATTTCACATGAAGTAATTCCGGAAATTGTGGACACTTTTGGCAATCAGGGAAAAGTTTCTTCAAAGGGAGCCATAGAAAGCGGGCTGTTGGAAGGAACTCCTATTCTGTATAGGGCAGGGGACCAACCTAACAATGCACTTTCCTTAAACGTGTTTCAACCTGGTGAAGTGGCTGCAACAGGCGGCACATCTGGTGTAGTATATGCAATAACCAATAACCTTTCTGTAAAAGAAAGCTCGCGTGTAAATAATTTTGCCCATGTAAACTATCAGAAAAACGGCGCAAAGAATATTGGCAAACTACTTTGTATCAATGGAGCGGGAATTCAGTATCGATGGTTGCTGAACAATCTAGCGGTAGCATCCTATGAAGAAATGAATACGCTGGCTTCCGATATTGAAATTGGCTCTGATGGTGTACGCCTTATTCCATTTGGAAACGGCGCGGAACGAATGCTTTTAAACAAAGATATTGGAACAAGAATCGTAAATCTAAACCTGAACAGACACTCAAAAGCTAATATATGCAGGGCAGCATTAGAAGGTATAGCCTTCTCTTTTGTTTATGGAATGGAGATCATGAAATCTGACAGCATTGAAACCAAGGTGATCAAGGCTGGAAATGATAATCTTTTCCGATCGGAAATATTTGCCAATACCATTGCTACCCTTATTCAACAGGAAATTGAAATATACAATACTACTGGTGCGGTAGGTGCAGCTAGAGCCTGTTCCATAGCATCAAATGGATATGATACTTTTTCATCTTTCATGAAAAGCGACCACGTAATGACCTTTGTGCCTTCTAAAAACAAAGAACAATACCAGGAAGCATATAGTGATTGGAAAAAAGAACTGGAACTAATAACAAACAAATAA
- a CDS encoding sodium:solute symporter, with amino-acid sequence MESILETADWWVLGAYLAALIGVAVWVVLQKNKNTEDYFLAGRNVGWFVIGASIFASNIGSEHVVGLAGTGAESGMPMAHYELHAWIVLLLGWLFLPFYFRSKAFTMPEFLEKRFDSRSRWFLSVFSLVGYVITKVSVTIYAGGIVVSELLGIPFWYGAIGIVIFTGAYTVIGGMKAVIYTETLQTVILIAGSLIITYLGLEKVGGWEELRLVAGSEHFNMWRPISDPDFPWTGMLIGGTIVGVWYWCTDQYIVQRTLAANNIKIGRRGAIFGAYLKLLPIFIFLIPGIIAFALAQQGVLTYEKSDEVFPVLVKTLLPVGLKGLVAGGLMAALMSSLASVFNSCSTIFTIDIYKKLKPLTEEKELLNVGKIATSIVVVLGIIWIPIMEKIGGGVLYQYLQSVQSYIAPPITAVFLLGVLWKRVNSKAAIVTLFSGLVIAALRIVAEVYRTDLSGAALSFATINFAHMAIFMFIFSVVICISASLATNPPEYSLIKGLSFGTLSDEDKQLNKESISTIDIILSVFLIIVVIAVLSYFTG; translated from the coding sequence ATGGAATCAATATTAGAAACAGCTGATTGGTGGGTCTTGGGAGCATATCTTGCAGCCCTTATTGGAGTAGCGGTTTGGGTGGTACTTCAAAAGAATAAGAATACGGAAGATTATTTTTTAGCTGGAAGAAATGTTGGCTGGTTTGTGATTGGTGCTTCTATTTTTGCTTCCAATATTGGTTCTGAACATGTTGTGGGGCTGGCAGGTACAGGTGCAGAATCTGGTATGCCAATGGCACATTATGAGTTGCATGCTTGGATTGTGTTGCTCTTGGGGTGGCTGTTCCTTCCTTTCTATTTTAGAAGTAAGGCTTTTACCATGCCTGAATTTTTAGAAAAACGTTTTGACAGCCGATCACGATGGTTTCTTTCAGTATTCTCATTGGTGGGTTATGTCATCACCAAGGTTTCCGTAACCATTTATGCAGGAGGAATTGTAGTGTCAGAACTTCTAGGAATACCTTTTTGGTATGGTGCCATTGGTATTGTGATTTTTACTGGTGCGTATACCGTTATAGGTGGGATGAAGGCGGTTATTTATACTGAGACACTACAAACTGTAATTCTCATTGCCGGTTCTTTGATTATAACCTATCTAGGGTTGGAAAAAGTTGGCGGCTGGGAAGAACTTCGTCTTGTTGCGGGAAGTGAACATTTTAATATGTGGCGACCGATATCCGACCCAGATTTTCCATGGACAGGAATGCTCATAGGAGGAACAATTGTAGGAGTTTGGTATTGGTGTACTGATCAATATATAGTTCAAAGAACCTTAGCGGCCAACAATATTAAAATAGGCAGACGTGGTGCCATATTTGGAGCTTATTTAAAATTACTGCCCATTTTTATTTTCTTAATTCCAGGAATCATTGCTTTTGCTCTTGCCCAGCAAGGAGTATTAACCTATGAAAAAAGTGATGAGGTATTTCCAGTATTGGTAAAAACATTATTGCCCGTTGGTTTAAAAGGATTGGTTGCGGGTGGACTAATGGCTGCTTTAATGAGTTCATTAGCGTCTGTTTTCAACTCTTGTTCCACAATTTTTACTATAGATATCTATAAAAAACTGAAACCTTTGACCGAGGAAAAAGAGCTTTTGAATGTTGGTAAAATTGCGACTTCCATTGTGGTAGTTCTCGGAATTATTTGGATTCCAATCATGGAAAAGATAGGTGGTGGGGTTTTATATCAATATTTACAAAGTGTTCAATCTTATATTGCACCTCCCATAACCGCTGTTTTCTTGCTAGGAGTATTATGGAAAAGGGTAAACTCCAAAGCAGCAATTGTAACCTTGTTTTCAGGTTTGGTAATTGCAGCACTTCGAATAGTAGCCGAAGTATATCGAACTGATTTGTCTGGCGCTGCATTATCTTTTGCAACCATCAACTTTGCACACATGGCTATCTTTATGTTTATATTTTCTGTTGTAATCTGCATCAGCGCAAGTCTTGCTACAAATCCACCAGAGTATTCCTTGATCAAAGGGCTTTCTTTTGGTACGTTAAGTGACGAAGACAAACAACTGAACAAAGAAAGCATATCTACTATTGATATTATACTTTCAGTATTCCTGATTATAGTGGTCATCGCAGTTTTATCGTACTTTACCGGGTAA
- a CDS encoding LacI family DNA-binding transcriptional regulator has protein sequence MKKITLKDIAANFGVSISTVSKAINDSHEISKGLKTKIQDFAKEHHYKPNHIALSLLKKSTKTIGVIVPNILNYFFTQVFYGIERTANSRGYSIVSCISDESYLKELKTVELLSSGTVDGLILSLSEETQGKGDVEHLQNLIENQIPMVMFDRVTEKVDCDKVVVDDFEAGYKTTNHLLKTGCKRIAIISAIYNSSVGKLRVDGYRKALNENGTEFNERLIVEVRKDDDLQLLISLLLDNKEIDAIIALDEITAVDTLNILKSKGIDVPKEISIVGFTNGRLSKYVTPALTMISQHGKYIGELAANILIDRIEFDGEMPYTTKLVKTSLIERDSTKKVKGNPLSY, from the coding sequence ATGAAAAAGATAACCTTAAAAGACATAGCAGCTAATTTTGGGGTATCCATATCTACAGTTTCAAAAGCCATTAATGATAGTCATGAAATCAGCAAGGGTTTAAAGACGAAAATCCAAGATTTTGCTAAAGAACATCATTACAAGCCAAACCATATCGCCCTTAGTTTATTAAAAAAGAGCACTAAGACCATTGGCGTCATTGTGCCTAACATCCTTAATTACTTTTTCACCCAAGTTTTTTATGGAATTGAAAGAACGGCAAATTCTAGAGGGTATAGTATTGTAAGCTGTATTTCTGATGAATCCTACTTGAAGGAACTTAAAACAGTGGAGTTATTGAGTTCAGGAACAGTAGATGGGCTTATTTTATCATTATCCGAAGAAACACAGGGCAAAGGAGATGTTGAGCATCTTCAAAATTTGATTGAGAATCAAATCCCTATGGTAATGTTTGATAGGGTTACAGAAAAGGTAGACTGTGATAAGGTCGTTGTGGATGACTTTGAGGCTGGTTACAAAACAACCAATCATTTATTGAAAACGGGATGTAAAAGAATTGCCATCATTTCAGCTATTTACAATTCCAGCGTTGGAAAATTACGGGTGGATGGTTACAGAAAAGCACTTAATGAAAATGGAACGGAATTTAATGAAAGACTTATTGTAGAAGTAAGAAAAGATGATGATTTACAGTTGCTGATATCCTTGCTTTTGGACAATAAAGAAATTGATGCAATTATAGCCTTGGATGAAATTACCGCAGTAGATACACTTAATATCCTAAAATCAAAAGGTATTGATGTCCCTAAGGAAATATCTATTGTCGGATTTACTAATGGTAGACTTTCAAAATATGTCACACCAGCGTTGACCATGATAAGTCAGCATGGAAAGTATATAGGAGAATTAGCTGCAAATATCCTTATTGATCGAATAGAATTCGACGGGGAAATGCCTTATACGACCAAGCTTGTAAAGACTAGTTTAATAGAGAGGGATTCTACCAAAAAAGTTAAAGGTAATCCTTTGTCTTACTAA
- a CDS encoding DNA-binding protein produces the protein MVYYARFLHLGTMTLYAQKENGSSDKTSNFGKMFNPKTIETFDASVASILTIYEAQKSTYGIHLEVKSDKGVIPVHLGPSWYIDNQNVLFSIGDTLSITGSRIIYKGAPAIIAMEVQKKENVLLLRDKNGFPHWRGWQKKNKRNKKSKSQ, from the coding sequence GTGGTATACTATGCCCGTTTTTTGCATCTAGGAACCATGACGCTTTATGCTCAGAAAGAGAATGGGAGTTCTGATAAAACTTCCAATTTTGGGAAAATGTTCAACCCAAAGACTATAGAAACTTTTGATGCATCCGTAGCATCAATACTGACAATCTACGAAGCGCAAAAATCAACCTATGGCATACATCTAGAGGTGAAAAGTGACAAGGGAGTCATCCCTGTACACCTTGGTCCGTCTTGGTATATAGATAATCAAAATGTTTTGTTTTCTATCGGAGACACTTTATCTATTACAGGCTCAAGAATTATTTATAAAGGAGCACCTGCCATTATAGCCATGGAGGTACAAAAAAAAGAAAATGTCCTGTTGCTTCGCGATAAAAATGGTTTTCCTCATTGGAGAGGGTGGCAAAAAAAGAACAAAAGAAACAAAAAGTCTAAATCACAATAA
- a CDS encoding 5'(3')-deoxyribonucleotidase, translating to MTVFVDMDEVVADTYGAHIELYNKEFNAQLKIEECLGKEAWQCVPEEHQQSIKDHAWQAGFFKNLKVIPGSQEVLAELSKKHEVYIASAAMQFPNSLVEKSDWLDEFFPFIPWQKRILCGHKHILKGDVLIDDRSYNLKSFNGDTIIFTSPHNVNTVGFDRAHSWKEIANKLL from the coding sequence ATGACAGTATTTGTAGACATGGATGAAGTGGTGGCGGACACTTATGGTGCGCATATAGAACTTTATAACAAAGAGTTCAACGCACAGCTTAAGATTGAAGAATGCCTTGGAAAAGAAGCATGGCAATGCGTGCCGGAAGAGCATCAACAAAGTATAAAAGACCATGCATGGCAAGCAGGATTTTTTAAAAACCTCAAAGTAATTCCGGGTAGTCAAGAAGTATTGGCAGAACTAAGTAAAAAACATGAAGTTTATATTGCTTCTGCTGCTATGCAATTTCCCAATTCGCTTGTTGAAAAGTCTGATTGGTTAGACGAGTTCTTTCCTTTTATTCCATGGCAAAAACGAATACTGTGCGGCCATAAGCATATTTTAAAAGGCGACGTACTTATAGATGACCGTAGTTATAACCTAAAGAGTTTTAATGGAGATACCATTATTTTCACTTCTCCGCATAACGTTAATACTGTTGGTTTTGATCGTGCGCATTCTTGGAAAGAAATCGCAAATAAACTTTTGTAA
- a CDS encoding glycoside hydrolase family 26 protein encodes MKNTLLSILILVLMVACKPIKQQKSPTIAVEKSNRELAKFEPKEGVLLFVGQELEAVGGLEHYNDGYLNHFDKPAGWTTYTNINPGEYSFYRRQRGLDGLWETHDWGDSDSNAMLQHNDPDYSNMALAIGLQFVNHEERVADGTHDKYIDKLGDFLISLGRRPVFLRIAYEFDGPWNNYNRKSTITAYKHIVDKLRERGVNNTAYVWQSTGTMAPDQKHLEKWYPGDDYVDWLGFSFFNGWKKQKMIEFARSKGKPVFIAEATPTSSDLIWDPKENQGITKEMKLSNPRQAQMAWEEWFLPFFNTINTNPDVVKAVHYINCHWDSHPMWLQNPTFKKIDARLHLSDTISKQWKERTSKAPFILSSKDLYDKLYGNK; translated from the coding sequence ATGAAGAACACACTTTTATCCATTTTAATTCTCGTTCTGATGGTCGCCTGCAAACCCATTAAGCAGCAAAAATCACCTACAATTGCAGTAGAAAAAAGCAATCGGGAATTGGCCAAATTTGAACCAAAAGAAGGAGTTTTACTATTTGTTGGTCAAGAACTGGAAGCGGTTGGAGGATTGGAGCATTATAATGATGGATATTTAAATCATTTTGATAAACCTGCAGGATGGACCACTTATACAAATATAAACCCGGGAGAATATTCTTTTTACCGAAGACAAAGAGGGTTGGATGGACTTTGGGAAACCCATGACTGGGGAGATAGTGACTCCAACGCCATGCTACAACACAACGACCCAGATTATTCCAATATGGCTTTAGCTATTGGGTTACAATTTGTGAATCATGAGGAAAGGGTAGCGGATGGCACCCATGATAAGTATATTGACAAACTTGGAGATTTTTTGATTTCTTTAGGAAGAAGACCGGTTTTCCTGCGTATAGCTTATGAATTTGATGGTCCTTGGAACAATTATAATAGGAAATCTACTATTACAGCATACAAACATATTGTGGACAAATTAAGAGAAAGAGGGGTTAACAACACTGCATATGTTTGGCAATCTACTGGGACTATGGCTCCAGACCAGAAGCATTTGGAAAAATGGTATCCTGGCGATGATTATGTGGATTGGCTGGGTTTCTCTTTTTTTAATGGGTGGAAAAAACAAAAAATGATTGAATTTGCAAGATCCAAAGGGAAGCCTGTATTTATAGCAGAAGCTACACCTACTTCTTCCGATTTAATTTGGGATCCAAAGGAAAATCAAGGCATCACCAAGGAAATGAAACTGTCAAACCCTAGACAGGCCCAAATGGCTTGGGAGGAATGGTTCTTACCTTTTTTCAATACCATCAATACCAATCCAGATGTGGTAAAGGCTGTACATTATATCAATTGTCATTGGGATTCGCACCCAATGTGGTTACAAAATCCAACTTTTAAAAAGATTGATGCCCGTTTGCATTTAAGTGATACTATTAGCAAACAATGGAAAGAAAGAACTTCAAAAGCCCCCTTCATTTTATCATCCAAAGATTTGTACGATAAGTTGTACGGTAATAAATAA
- a CDS encoding prolyl oligopeptidase family serine peptidase yields the protein MPQFLIKTLFLSALFLLESCSAQSQLIEDELQTVTTESLKYYLYYPEGYESEEEEGFGLLLFLHGGGESGAELEEIKKNGPPKLLVEGKQFPFLVLAPQNPYRRKWWNTEAIVKLLDSVVETNNVDKKRIYLTGLSRGGSASWELATQYPKKFAAMAVVCGMAPLPYAHWINKKMPIWVFHGDKDEIISVEESDKMVAKLKEMNYNVRYTRYKDVGHNSWSKAYTTEELYEWLAEQKRD from the coding sequence ATGCCCCAATTTTTAATAAAAACACTTTTTTTAAGTGCCCTATTTCTGTTAGAGAGCTGTTCTGCACAATCCCAACTTATTGAGGATGAGTTGCAAACTGTAACAACGGAAAGTTTAAAGTATTATTTGTATTACCCTGAAGGTTACGAATCTGAAGAGGAAGAAGGTTTTGGACTATTACTTTTTTTACATGGAGGTGGAGAGTCCGGAGCAGAACTGGAAGAAATTAAAAAAAATGGCCCCCCAAAACTTTTGGTTGAAGGAAAACAATTTCCATTTTTAGTATTAGCTCCTCAAAACCCATACAGAAGAAAATGGTGGAACACTGAAGCAATTGTAAAACTTTTGGACTCTGTAGTTGAAACGAATAACGTGGACAAAAAACGGATCTATTTAACTGGTTTAAGTAGGGGAGGAAGTGCGTCTTGGGAATTGGCAACGCAGTACCCTAAAAAATTTGCAGCTATGGCGGTTGTATGTGGAATGGCGCCTTTGCCATATGCACATTGGATAAATAAGAAAATGCCCATTTGGGTATTCCATGGAGACAAAGATGAGATAATTTCTGTAGAGGAATCGGATAAAATGGTGGCCAAACTAAAAGAAATGAATTATAACGTAAGGTACACGAGGTATAAAGATGTAGGACATAATTCATGGAGTAAGGCCTACACTACGGAGGAGTTGTATGAATGGCTAGCTGAACAAAAAAGAGATTAA